The following proteins come from a genomic window of Kitasatospora sp. NBC_01246:
- a CDS encoding LLM class flavin-dependent oxidoreductase, with protein sequence MQFGIFTVGDVTPDPTTGRTPTEHERIKAMVAIARKAEEVGLDVFATGEHHNPPFVPSSPTTMLGYIAARTERIILSTSTTLITTNDPVKIAEDFAMLQHLADGRVDLMMGRGNTGPVYPWFGKDIRQGIPLAVENYALLHQLWREDVVDWSGRFRTPLQSFTSTPRPLDGVAPFVWHGSIRSPEIAEQAAYYGDGFFANNIFWPKEHFQKLVDLYRERYAHYGHGTAEQAYVGLGGQLFMRKNSQDAVREFRPYFDNAPVYGHGPSLEEFTEQTPLTVGSPQEVIEKTLTFRESFGDYQRQLFLMDHAGLPLKTVLEQLDLLGEEVVPVLREEFAKGRPAGVPDGPTHAARVAAALAAQEETTEVAE encoded by the coding sequence ATGCAGTTCGGAATCTTCACCGTCGGCGACGTCACCCCCGACCCGACCACCGGCCGCACCCCGACCGAGCACGAGCGGATCAAGGCGATGGTGGCCATCGCCCGCAAGGCCGAGGAGGTCGGCCTGGACGTCTTCGCGACCGGCGAGCACCACAACCCGCCGTTCGTGCCGTCCTCGCCGACGACCATGCTCGGCTACATAGCCGCGCGGACCGAACGCATCATCCTCTCCACCTCGACCACGCTGATCACCACGAACGACCCGGTGAAGATCGCCGAGGACTTCGCGATGCTCCAGCACCTCGCGGACGGCCGGGTCGACCTCATGATGGGCCGCGGCAACACTGGCCCGGTGTACCCGTGGTTCGGCAAGGACATCCGCCAGGGCATCCCGCTGGCGGTCGAGAACTACGCGCTGCTGCACCAGCTGTGGCGCGAGGACGTGGTGGACTGGTCGGGCCGCTTCCGCACCCCGCTGCAGTCCTTCACCTCCACCCCGCGCCCGCTGGACGGCGTCGCGCCGTTCGTCTGGCACGGCTCGATCCGCAGCCCGGAGATCGCCGAGCAGGCCGCCTACTACGGTGACGGCTTCTTCGCGAACAACATCTTCTGGCCCAAGGAGCACTTCCAGAAGCTGGTCGACCTCTACCGCGAGCGCTACGCCCACTACGGGCACGGCACGGCGGAGCAGGCCTACGTCGGGCTCGGCGGCCAGCTGTTCATGCGGAAGAACTCGCAGGACGCGGTGCGCGAGTTCCGCCCGTACTTCGACAACGCGCCGGTGTACGGCCACGGCCCCTCGCTGGAGGAGTTCACCGAGCAGACCCCGCTCACCGTGGGCAGTCCGCAGGAGGTCATCGAGAAGACGCTGACCTTCCGCGAGTCGTTCGGCGACTACCAGCGCCAGCTGTTCCTGATGGACCACGCCGGCCTGCCGCTGAAGACCGTGCTGGAGCAGCTGGACCTGCTGGGAGAGGAGGTCGTGCCGGTGCTGCGCGAGGAGTTCGCCAAGGGCCGCCCGGCGGGCGTCCCGGACGGGCCGACGCACGCGGCCCGGGTCGCGGCCGCACTCGCCGCGCAGGAGGAGACGACGGAGGTGGCCGAGTGA
- a CDS encoding Dyp-type peroxidase, producing the protein MPPESPSAPAGEPQAVLTPLTNVAIFLVLTIDPGGEQAVRDLLPDLAGLRRSVGFRAPDAGLTCVTGIGSDAWDRLFAGPRPAGLHPFREVAGARHRAPATPGDLLLHLRATRLDLCFELAGQLTRRLAGAATVVDSVHGFRYFDDRDLLGFVDGTENPEGRAAAAAVVVGAEDPGFAGGSYVVVQKYLHDLTAWNTLPVEQQERAVGRTKLTDIELDDATKPADSHVALTAITGPDGEERQIMRFNMAFGSFDGGGEFGTYFIGYARTPEVTEEMLRNMFVGRPPGSHDRLLDFSTAVTGSLFYVPTAEFLDGPPAAPAPAGAPAEVAAASAATASTATDTASTATAPSAADGSLGIGSLKGTPSS; encoded by the coding sequence ATGCCGCCCGAGAGCCCGAGCGCGCCGGCCGGGGAGCCGCAGGCCGTCCTCACGCCGCTGACCAACGTCGCGATCTTCCTGGTGCTCACCATCGACCCCGGCGGGGAGCAGGCCGTCCGCGACCTGCTGCCCGACCTCGCCGGCCTGCGGCGCTCGGTCGGCTTCCGGGCCCCCGACGCCGGGCTGACCTGCGTCACCGGCATCGGCTCCGACGCCTGGGACCGCCTCTTCGCCGGCCCCAGACCCGCCGGGCTCCACCCGTTCCGGGAGGTGGCGGGCGCCCGTCACCGGGCCCCCGCCACCCCCGGCGACCTGCTGCTCCACCTGCGGGCCACCCGGTTGGACCTCTGCTTCGAACTGGCCGGCCAGCTCACCCGCCGGCTGGCCGGTGCCGCCACCGTCGTCGACTCCGTCCACGGCTTCCGCTACTTCGACGACCGCGACCTGCTGGGCTTCGTCGACGGTACCGAGAACCCCGAGGGGCGGGCGGCCGCGGCGGCCGTGGTGGTCGGCGCGGAGGACCCGGGGTTCGCCGGCGGCAGCTACGTCGTCGTCCAGAAGTACCTGCACGACCTCACCGCCTGGAACACGCTCCCGGTGGAGCAGCAGGAACGGGCCGTCGGCCGCACCAAGCTCACCGACATCGAGCTGGACGACGCGACCAAGCCCGCCGACTCGCACGTCGCCCTCACCGCGATCACCGGCCCCGACGGTGAGGAGCGGCAGATCATGCGCTTCAACATGGCGTTCGGATCCTTCGACGGCGGCGGCGAGTTCGGGACGTACTTCATCGGTTACGCGCGCACGCCCGAGGTGACGGAGGAGATGCTGCGCAACATGTTCGTCGGCCGCCCGCCGGGCAGTCACGACCGGCTGCTCGACTTCTCCACGGCGGTGACCGGCTCGCTCTTCTACGTCCCGACCGCCGAGTTCCTCGACGGGCCGCCGGCCGCGCCCGCTCCCGCCGGCGCCCCGGCCGAGGTCGCCGCCGCCAGTGCCGCCACCGCCAGTACCGCCACCGACACCGCCAGTACCGCCACCGCCCCCTCCGCCGCCGACGGCTCGCTCGGCATCGGCAGCCTGAAAGGGACCCCTTCGTCATGA
- a CDS encoding family 1 encapsulin nanocompartment shell protein, whose amino-acid sequence MSNLHRDLAPVSAAAWEEIEEEARQTFKLHIAGRRVVDLSGPEGTTLAAVGTGHLTGITPPADGVLAHARDSQPVVELRVPFTVSRAAVDDVERGSRDSDWQPVKDAARTIALAEDRAVFEGYRAAAIEGIRAGASNPAIQLPADVREYPNAVARALSALRLAGVGGPYALLLGADAFTAVSETSDHGYPVAAHIARLLDGEIIWAPAIEGAFLLSARGGDFELVLGQDISVGYLSHTADSVDLYLQESLTFRLYTAEAAVALVGRSLSDLP is encoded by the coding sequence ATGAGCAATCTGCACCGCGACCTGGCCCCCGTCTCCGCCGCGGCCTGGGAGGAGATCGAGGAGGAGGCCCGGCAGACCTTCAAGCTCCACATCGCCGGCCGCCGGGTGGTGGACCTGAGCGGCCCCGAGGGCACCACCCTCGCCGCCGTCGGCACCGGCCACCTGACCGGCATCACCCCGCCCGCCGACGGGGTGCTCGCCCACGCCCGCGACTCCCAGCCCGTCGTCGAGCTCCGGGTGCCCTTCACCGTCAGCCGCGCCGCCGTCGACGACGTCGAGCGCGGCTCCCGGGACTCCGACTGGCAGCCGGTCAAGGACGCGGCCCGCACCATCGCCCTCGCCGAGGACCGCGCCGTCTTCGAGGGGTACCGGGCCGCCGCCATCGAGGGCATCCGCGCCGGTGCGAGCAACCCGGCGATCCAGCTCCCGGCGGACGTCCGCGAATACCCGAACGCGGTGGCGAGGGCGCTCTCCGCGCTGCGCCTCGCCGGAGTCGGCGGGCCCTACGCGCTGCTGCTCGGCGCCGACGCCTTCACCGCGGTCAGCGAGACCAGCGACCACGGCTACCCGGTGGCGGCGCACATCGCCCGGCTCCTCGACGGCGAGATCATCTGGGCCCCGGCCATCGAGGGCGCCTTCCTGCTGTCGGCCCGCGGCGGCGACTTCGAACTCGTCCTAGGCCAGGACATCTCGGTCGGCTACCTCTCCCACACCGCCGACTCGGTCGACCTCTACCTCCAGGAGTCGCTGACCTTCCGTCTCTACACGGCCGAGGCCGCCGTCGCCCTGGTCGGCCGGAGCCTGTCCGACCTGCCCTAG
- a CDS encoding FMN reductase encodes MSTYRLAVVTAGLSKPSSTRLLADRLTEATARQLGAAGGAVDVTVIELRDLATDIAHNFVTGFPGAALREAVEAVTRADGLIAVTPIFTASYSGLFKSFFDVIDHDVLAGKPVLIAATGGTPRHSLALEHAVRPLFAYLRSVVVPTAVYAATDDWGATGDRHTDGLPGRIDRAAGELATLLAGRPPTAAPSPADTPAVVPFAEQLAALRA; translated from the coding sequence GTGAGCACGTACCGACTGGCGGTGGTGACCGCCGGGCTGAGCAAGCCGTCCTCGACGCGCCTGCTGGCCGACCGGCTGACCGAGGCGACGGCCCGTCAGCTCGGCGCGGCAGGCGGCGCGGTGGACGTCACGGTGATCGAACTGCGGGACCTCGCGACCGACATCGCGCACAACTTCGTGACCGGGTTCCCGGGCGCGGCCCTGCGCGAGGCGGTCGAGGCGGTGACGCGCGCCGACGGCCTGATCGCCGTGACGCCGATCTTCACCGCCTCCTACAGCGGCCTGTTCAAGTCCTTCTTCGACGTGATCGACCACGACGTCCTCGCCGGGAAGCCGGTGCTGATCGCCGCCACCGGCGGCACTCCCCGGCACTCGCTCGCCCTGGAGCACGCCGTCCGGCCGCTCTTCGCCTACCTGCGCTCGGTGGTCGTCCCCACCGCGGTGTACGCGGCGACGGACGACTGGGGCGCGACGGGGGACCGGCACACCGACGGCCTGCCGGGCCGGATCGACCGGGCGGCCGGCGAGCTGGCCACCCTGCTGGCCGGCCGCCCGCCGACGGCGGCGCCGTCACCGGCCGACACACCGGCCGTGGTGCCGTTCGCCGAGCAACTGGCCGCCCTCCGGGCCTGA
- a CDS encoding PP2C family protein-serine/threonine phosphatase, giving the protein MAAYIAVSALSHEGLVREHNEDSLTVGPWTLCATVTGNPQTLLFPTGPPCVVAVADGLGGHPGGEVASALVARRLAAAGPGLEGEETVREALQSCNQAVYAAAAEDPELAAMGTTVAGVVLLPERIVAFNVGDSRVYRVERDGLRRISVDDSPPPAPGRRTTSLITQSLGGSFGLTFVEPHVRGMPLAVGDRYLVCSDGLTDPVPEEELSALLTGSAEGSERADGRAVYDLWRAAIEAGGPDNITMALVRVAG; this is encoded by the coding sequence ATGGCGGCCTACATCGCGGTGAGTGCGCTGAGCCACGAGGGCCTGGTGCGCGAACACAACGAGGACAGCCTGACGGTCGGGCCGTGGACGCTCTGCGCGACCGTGACCGGCAACCCGCAGACCCTGCTCTTCCCGACCGGACCGCCCTGCGTGGTCGCGGTGGCGGACGGGCTCGGCGGGCACCCGGGGGGCGAGGTGGCGAGCGCGCTGGTGGCCCGGCGGCTGGCCGCCGCCGGGCCGGGCCTGGAGGGCGAGGAGACCGTCCGGGAGGCCCTGCAGTCCTGCAACCAGGCGGTGTACGCCGCGGCGGCCGAGGATCCGGAACTCGCCGCGATGGGCACGACGGTGGCGGGCGTGGTGCTGCTCCCCGAGCGGATCGTCGCCTTCAACGTCGGCGACAGCCGGGTCTACCGGGTGGAGCGGGACGGCCTGCGCCGGATCAGCGTGGACGACAGTCCGCCGCCGGCCCCCGGACGGCGGACCACCTCGCTGATCACCCAGTCGCTCGGCGGCTCGTTCGGCCTGACCTTCGTCGAACCGCATGTGCGCGGCATGCCGCTGGCGGTCGGTGACCGGTACCTGGTGTGCAGCGACGGCCTGACCGATCCGGTGCCGGAGGAGGAGCTGTCGGCGCTGCTGACGGGCTCCGCCGAAGGATCGGAACGGGCCGACGGGCGCGCGGTCTACGACCTCTGGAGGGCGGCGATCGAGGCCGGCGGGCCGGACAACATCACGATGGCCCTGGTCCGGGTCGCCGGGTAG